One window of the Nicotiana tabacum cultivar K326 chromosome 4, ASM71507v2, whole genome shotgun sequence genome contains the following:
- the LOC107815483 gene encoding uncharacterized protein LOC107815483, whose product MFASNFLRNSFKLVHQYPISRHQLQHSKVYSRVPQTLNRIKTMELKRQLSNSTPCRFFSSSSASSNVGFIGWYLEMLNSRPILTKTITCTLILIAADLSSQTIAGSLSEQYDLIRTLRVAGYGVLILGPSLHFWYNALSAFFPKRDVITTFKKIALGQIVYGPTMNAIFFSMNAAAQGESNSEIAARLKRDLVPTAINGLMYWPICDFITFKFVPVHLQPLVVNTFSYVWNVYLTCMASQQKVASA is encoded by the exons ATGTTTGCTTCTAATTTCCTCAGAAATAGCTTCAAGCTGGTCCACCAATATCCTATATCACGTCACCAACTTCAACATTCCAAAGTCTATTCCAGAGTACCTCAAACTTTGAACAGAATTAAGACAATGGAACTGAAGCGGCAGCTGTCAAACTCAACTCCCTGCAGGTTTTTCTCATCATCATCTGCTTCCAGCAACGTTGGGTTCATCGGGTGGTATTTAGAAATGCTCAACTCTCGCCCCATTCTCACCAAGACCATCACTTGCACTCTTATTCTCATTGCTGCTGATTTGTCGTCTCAG ACAATTGCTGGTTCACTGTCAGAGCAGTATGATCTAATAAGAACATTGCGGGTAGCTGGCTATGGAGTGCTAATTTTAGGACCTTCACTTCATTTCTGGTACAATGCATTGTCAGCATTTTTTCCAAAGCGCGACGTGATCACCACATTTAAAAAGATAGCTTTAGGGCAGATCGTATATGGACCTACCATGAATGCTATCTTCTTCTCCATGAACGCTGCAGCACAAG GAGAAAGTAATTCAGAGATTGCTGCCAGACTCAAACGTGACTTGGTTCCTACTGCTATTAATGGTCTTATGTACTGGCCCATATGCGATTTTATCACATTCAAATTTGTCCCTGTTCATTTACAG CCACTAGTGGTCAACACATtttcttatgtgtggaatgtctACCTGACTTGCATGGCAAGCCAACAGAAAGTCGCTTCAGCATAA